A single genomic interval of uncultured Desulfobulbus sp. harbors:
- the dksA gene encoding RNA polymerase-binding protein DksA, producing the protein MEEKDLLRFKERLEEMKAEINSDVEQTLNEMTSHTGNIPDPNDRATVESDRSFELRIRGRERKLMDKIEEALLRIDDGTYGVCAGCGEDIALKRLEARPVAKFCIDCKTRQEQREKEQGR; encoded by the coding sequence ATGGAAGAAAAGGATTTGCTGCGGTTTAAGGAACGACTTGAAGAGATGAAAGCCGAGATCAATTCCGATGTGGAGCAGACTCTCAACGAGATGACCAGCCATACCGGCAATATCCCCGACCCCAACGATCGTGCCACGGTTGAGTCGGATCGGAGTTTTGAATTGCGCATCCGCGGCCGGGAACGCAAACTTATGGATAAGATCGAGGAGGCGCTTCTCCGAATTGATGACGGCACCTATGGGGTCTGTGCGGGGTGCGGGGAAGACATTGCCCTCAAGCGGCTAGAGGCCCGTCCAGTGGCGAAATTTTGCATTGATTGCAAAACCCGCCAGGAGCAGCGCGAAAAGGAACAGGGACGATAG
- a CDS encoding branched-chain amino acid ABC transporter permease LivH (LivHMGF is the membrane component of the LIV-I/LS branched-chain amino acid transporter): protein MDYFIELMFSGLTRGSIYALIALGYTMVYGIIGLINFAHGEIYMIGAFTALIVSSVLSIFGLPLAAILVLAALAATIWAAAYGYTVERIAYRPLRGAPRLSPLISAIGMSIFLQNYVLLAQTPDFLPFPALIPEFAFLEPYVAVVGSTDLAILVVSAVVMLLLMLLIKYTRIGKAMRATAQDQKMALLLGINVDLIISITFIIGSALAALGGLLIASHIGQINFFIGFIAGIKAFTAAVLGGIGSIPGAVLGSYVLGLTEAFATGYVSSDYEDVFAFSLLVLILIFRPAGLLGKATVEKV from the coding sequence ATGGATTATTTTATCGAGCTCATGTTCAGCGGCCTGACCCGGGGCTCCATCTATGCCCTGATCGCCCTTGGCTATACCATGGTCTATGGCATCATCGGCCTGATAAACTTTGCCCACGGAGAAATTTATATGATCGGGGCCTTTACCGCCCTGATCGTGTCCTCGGTGCTGTCAATTTTCGGCCTGCCCCTGGCGGCCATTCTGGTCCTGGCGGCACTGGCCGCCACCATCTGGGCCGCAGCCTACGGCTATACGGTGGAACGCATCGCTTACCGTCCCCTGCGCGGAGCGCCACGCCTTTCGCCGCTGATCTCGGCCATCGGCATGTCGATCTTCCTCCAGAATTACGTTCTCCTGGCGCAAACCCCGGACTTTCTCCCCTTCCCCGCCCTGATTCCCGAGTTTGCCTTTCTCGAGCCCTATGTGGCAGTGGTCGGTTCCACCGATCTGGCCATCCTCGTGGTCTCGGCGGTGGTCATGCTGCTGCTCATGCTCCTGATCAAGTACACCCGCATCGGCAAGGCCATGCGCGCCACTGCCCAGGACCAGAAGATGGCCCTGCTCCTGGGAATCAATGTCGACCTGATCATCTCCATTACCTTCATTATCGGCAGCGCACTTGCCGCCCTGGGTGGACTGCTGATCGCCTCCCATATCGGCCAAATCAACTTCTTTATCGGCTTTATCGCCGGAATCAAGGCCTTTACCGCTGCCGTGCTCGGCGGAATTGGATCGATTCCCGGTGCGGTGCTGGGCAGTTATGTCCTGGGCCTGACCGAGGCCTTTGCCACCGGCTATGTCAGCAGTGACTACGAAGACGTGTTCGCCTTTTCCCTGCTGGTCCTGATTCTTATCTTCCGCCCTGCCGGTCTACTTGGCAAGGCCACGGTGGAAAAGGTCTGA
- the lpxK gene encoding tetraacyldisaccharide 4'-kinase has protein sequence MKTTPLYYALGRPFSPIYSLAMRMRERMYNKGLLASYGLGVPVVSVGNLTLGGSGKTPMVQYLARALQCCGYHPAIISRGHGGTANGKINLVSDGTTVLLNARQAGDEPRLLAETLPGVPVLTGIVRRFPAQRAIDLGADILLLDDGFQHLQIRREVNLVLFNTDRLAGNSRVFPGGDLREPVAALKRATAFVLTDVREENRERAARFAELLQARFPGIPVFQVGYDVDGAVRLNDRGMLEPVATDLRQGKWFAFAGIAHPRAFQHTLEGFGVTLSGFQGLEDHQLYTPELLQKLVTRAVKSEGCGLLTTEKDLVKLEQVGAVTDLPLYALRMEVQAEEQFLQSILAGFAPQTNGDGEEKCPTV, from the coding sequence ATGAAGACAACACCTCTCTATTATGCCCTTGGGCGTCCGTTTTCGCCGATATACAGCCTGGCCATGCGAATGCGCGAACGCATGTACAATAAAGGTTTGCTTGCCTCTTATGGACTTGGAGTGCCCGTGGTCAGTGTCGGCAACCTGACCCTCGGCGGGAGCGGCAAGACGCCGATGGTGCAATACCTGGCCAGGGCGCTGCAGTGCTGCGGATACCACCCGGCGATCATCAGTCGTGGGCATGGCGGCACGGCCAATGGCAAAATCAACCTGGTCTCCGACGGGACAACGGTTCTGCTCAATGCCCGGCAGGCCGGTGATGAACCGCGACTGCTGGCGGAAACCCTGCCAGGGGTGCCGGTGCTCACCGGCATCGTGCGCCGCTTTCCCGCCCAGAGGGCCATCGACTTGGGGGCCGATATTCTTCTGCTCGATGACGGTTTTCAGCATCTTCAGATCAGGAGAGAGGTGAATCTCGTCCTGTTCAATACCGATCGCCTGGCTGGCAACTCCCGCGTCTTTCCCGGAGGGGATCTGCGTGAACCGGTGGCCGCCCTTAAACGGGCAACCGCCTTTGTCCTCACGGACGTGCGCGAGGAGAACCGTGAGCGGGCGGCACGATTTGCCGAGCTTCTGCAAGCGCGGTTTCCCGGCATTCCCGTCTTTCAGGTGGGATACGACGTGGACGGTGCCGTGCGGCTGAACGATCGCGGCATGTTGGAGCCTGTTGCCACCGATCTGCGCCAAGGGAAGTGGTTTGCTTTTGCCGGTATCGCCCATCCCCGGGCATTTCAACACACTCTTGAAGGTTTTGGGGTCACCCTGAGCGGATTCCAGGGCTTGGAGGATCATCAGCTCTATACCCCTGAACTGCTGCAGAAACTGGTAACCCGAGCCGTCAAGAGCGAAGGCTGCGGATTGCTGACCACGGAAAAGGATCTGGTCAAGCTCGAGCAGGTCGGCGCTGTGACGGATTTACCCTTGTATGCCCTGCGGATGGAGGTCCAGGCGGAAGAGCAGTTTCTGCAATCGATTCTGGCCGGTTTCGCACCGCAGACAAACGGCGATGGCGAGGAAAAGTGTCCAACTGTGTGA
- a CDS encoding branched-chain amino acid ABC transporter substrate-binding protein translates to MRKSLKIAATCAALAFSAGLALAGTPIKIGVAGAHSGDLASYGLPTLKAAQLIVKDINAAGGINGNPVELLVEDDACKPEIATNTATKLVSSGAQAVIGHICSGATKAALPIYRDAKVIVISPSATTPDLTQSGDYPNFYRTIGSDAIQARYVVDFTLDTLKAKKIAVIHDKGDYGKGLAEYSQDFIKKSGKAEVVLFEGITPGGVDYSAVIQKIKRYSADAVIFGGYHPEASKLVTRMRQKRLELPFISDDGVKDDTFIKVAGKYAEGVYATGPADVSHSPIGLAYREKFKQVEGSDPGAFFDNAVTATLALTNAIAKAGSTDGDAVAKSLHSEEVETPFGKIKFDHKGDPIGIGFSIYQVKDGQYVQVQ, encoded by the coding sequence ATGAGGAAATCATTGAAAATTGCGGCGACCTGCGCTGCACTTGCCTTCTCCGCCGGGTTGGCCCTGGCCGGCACCCCTATTAAAATTGGCGTTGCCGGAGCGCACAGCGGCGACCTCGCCTCCTACGGCCTGCCGACTTTAAAAGCCGCTCAGCTGATTGTCAAAGATATTAATGCGGCTGGCGGCATCAACGGCAACCCGGTTGAACTGCTGGTCGAAGACGATGCCTGCAAGCCGGAGATCGCCACCAACACCGCCACCAAACTGGTTTCTTCCGGGGCTCAGGCTGTAATCGGCCACATCTGCTCCGGTGCCACCAAGGCAGCCCTGCCCATTTACCGTGACGCCAAGGTCATTGTCATCTCCCCATCCGCCACCACGCCCGACCTGACCCAGAGCGGCGATTACCCCAACTTCTACCGCACCATCGGTAGCGATGCCATTCAGGCCCGCTACGTGGTGGACTTCACTCTGGATACGCTCAAGGCCAAAAAGATTGCCGTTATCCATGACAAGGGCGATTATGGCAAAGGGCTTGCCGAATATTCCCAGGACTTCATTAAAAAATCCGGCAAGGCCGAGGTGGTGCTCTTTGAAGGGATCACGCCCGGCGGCGTCGACTACTCGGCTGTGATCCAAAAGATCAAGCGGTACAGCGCGGATGCGGTCATTTTCGGCGGCTACCATCCCGAGGCCTCCAAACTGGTGACCCGCATGCGGCAAAAACGCCTCGAGCTGCCCTTCATCTCCGATGACGGGGTCAAAGACGATACCTTTATCAAGGTGGCCGGCAAATATGCCGAAGGCGTCTACGCCACCGGCCCGGCCGATGTGTCCCATAGTCCCATTGGTCTTGCCTACCGCGAAAAATTCAAGCAGGTCGAGGGCAGTGATCCGGGCGCCTTTTTTGACAATGCGGTCACAGCCACCCTCGCCCTCACCAACGCCATTGCCAAGGCCGGTTCCACCGACGGTGATGCCGTGGCCAAATCCCTGCACAGTGAAGAAGTGGAGACCCCCTTTGGCAAGATCAAATTCGATCACAAGGGAGACCCCATTGGCATCGGCTTCTCCATCTACCAGGTCAAGGACGGACAGTACGTACAGGTCCAGTGA
- the proC gene encoding pyrroline-5-carboxylate reductase: MSPSIASIGFVGGGQMAEAMIRGVLASGLVSPDKIMVAEPTTNRCELLQGQYGVACTTQPEVLTAQCDVLVLAIKPQLAAQVMANYQPHLDDRHLVISIMAGVSLGKLAALLGQSRRLIRVMPNTPALVLAGATAFSPNQQASDADRAIAQALFSAVGSCVEVPESQLDAVTGLSGSGPGYVFTFIEAMIDGGVLAGLPRPVAEQLVLQTVHGSAKLALESGEHPAVLKGKVTSPGGTTIAGIQALEEGALRGVVMAAVEAAAVRSRELGA, from the coding sequence ATGAGCCCATCTATTGCCTCGATCGGCTTTGTCGGCGGCGGTCAAATGGCGGAAGCCATGATCCGCGGTGTCCTCGCCAGCGGACTGGTCAGTCCCGACAAAATCATGGTGGCCGAGCCGACCACAAACCGTTGCGAACTGCTGCAGGGCCAATACGGCGTCGCCTGCACCACCCAACCCGAGGTGCTCACTGCGCAATGCGACGTCCTCGTTCTGGCGATCAAACCCCAGTTGGCAGCTCAGGTGATGGCAAACTATCAGCCGCACCTTGATGACCGGCACCTGGTGATCTCCATCATGGCCGGTGTATCCCTGGGCAAGCTTGCTGCCTTGCTTGGGCAATCCCGGCGGCTTATACGGGTGATGCCCAATACGCCGGCCCTGGTGCTGGCCGGGGCAACCGCCTTCAGTCCCAATCAGCAGGCAAGCGATGCGGATAGGGCTATTGCCCAGGCCCTGTTTTCCGCGGTCGGCAGCTGTGTCGAGGTGCCTGAGAGCCAGTTGGATGCTGTCACCGGTTTAAGCGGCAGCGGCCCTGGTTATGTCTTTACCTTTATCGAGGCAATGATCGACGGTGGCGTACTGGCAGGCCTCCCTCGCCCGGTGGCGGAGCAACTGGTGCTGCAGACCGTCCATGGTTCGGCCAAGCTGGCTTTGGAGAGCGGAGAGCATCCGGCTGTGTTGAAAGGCAAGGTGACCTCGCCCGGAGGCACCACCATTGCCGGCATCCAGGCGCTTGAAGAGGGGGCCCTGCGCGGTGTTGTCATGGCTGCGGTTGAGGCGGCCGCAGTCCGATCACGGGAGCTTGGTGCATGA
- the dnaJ gene encoding molecular chaperone DnaJ yields MSKSYYEILGVAKDASADTIKKAYRKLAMKHHPDRNQGDAEAEEKFKEAAEAYEVLSDLQKRRIYDTYGKEGLKNSGYSGPGNSEDIFSHINDLFGDLFGFGGGGRGRRRDPNAPVQGEDLRYDIRISFMEAVHGVNREVEVTKRETCWTCEGSGARPGYKPQICPTCQGRGQVVRSQGFFQVSTTCPHCHGTGQVISEPCQDCHGDGLVNRSKKVNIRIPAGVDTGSRMRLSGEGEGGRRGGPSGDLYVVIHVDDHDYFQRDGQTIFLRLPISMVKAALGCEADVPTIHGTATLKIPAGTQSGHRFTLRGEGVASLRGGAKGDMVVEAQVQTPSKLSKEQKELLRQFEALEKASEDGGFFSRLFHGHLGKQKKKNDNTEKVANG; encoded by the coding sequence ATGAGCAAGAGCTATTACGAAATCCTTGGTGTGGCCAAGGATGCCTCGGCGGACACCATTAAAAAGGCCTACCGAAAACTGGCCATGAAACACCATCCTGATCGGAATCAGGGGGATGCCGAGGCTGAGGAAAAGTTCAAGGAAGCCGCCGAAGCCTATGAAGTGCTCAGTGATCTTCAAAAACGACGGATTTACGACACCTACGGAAAAGAGGGGCTGAAGAATAGCGGATACAGCGGGCCGGGCAACAGCGAGGATATATTTTCCCATATCAACGACCTCTTTGGCGATCTCTTCGGATTCGGCGGAGGCGGGCGTGGCCGGCGCAGGGATCCCAACGCGCCGGTGCAGGGCGAGGATCTGCGCTATGACATCCGCATTTCGTTTATGGAGGCCGTTCATGGCGTAAATCGCGAGGTCGAAGTGACCAAACGTGAGACCTGCTGGACCTGTGAGGGGTCCGGAGCTCGTCCCGGCTACAAACCTCAAATCTGTCCTACCTGCCAGGGGAGGGGACAGGTGGTTCGTTCCCAAGGTTTTTTCCAGGTCAGTACCACCTGCCCGCACTGTCACGGGACCGGACAGGTCATCTCCGAACCTTGTCAGGACTGCCACGGTGATGGGCTGGTGAACCGCAGCAAAAAGGTCAATATCCGCATTCCCGCCGGCGTGGACACCGGCTCCCGCATGCGGCTCTCCGGCGAGGGCGAGGGCGGTCGCCGCGGAGGTCCTTCTGGGGATCTCTATGTGGTTATCCATGTAGATGATCATGATTATTTCCAACGAGACGGCCAGACCATTTTCCTTCGTCTACCCATTTCCATGGTCAAGGCGGCCCTTGGTTGTGAGGCCGACGTGCCCACCATTCACGGAACAGCAACCCTCAAGATTCCCGCCGGAACCCAATCCGGACACCGGTTCACCCTACGGGGGGAAGGCGTTGCCAGCCTTCGCGGCGGGGCAAAGGGCGATATGGTCGTCGAGGCCCAGGTACAGACCCCGAGCAAGCTCTCCAAGGAACAAAAGGAACTACTGCGGCAGTTTGAGGCCCTGGAAAAGGCCAGTGAGGATGGAGGGTTCTTTTCCCGTCTTTTTCATGGCCATCTCGGCAAACAGAAAAAGAAAAACGATAATACGGAAAAAGTAGCCAATGGCTGA
- the moaC gene encoding cyclic pyranopterin monophosphate synthase MoaC, which yields MAEQAEFTHFDESGNARMVDVSQKAETVRQAIAAGTITMSFQAYDMVRNGSIKKGDVLGVARIAGIMAAKKVDQLIPLCHPLAITSADVAFSFDDAHCAIHVEATVSMSGRTGVEMEALTAVSVATLTIYDMCKAVDKTMLISDIRLLRKSGGKSGLFVRPEVP from the coding sequence ATGGCTGAGCAGGCTGAATTCACTCATTTTGACGAAAGCGGCAACGCACGCATGGTCGATGTCAGCCAGAAGGCTGAAACCGTGCGCCAGGCCATTGCCGCCGGTACCATCACCATGTCGTTCCAGGCGTACGATATGGTGCGCAACGGCTCGATAAAAAAAGGCGATGTTCTCGGCGTAGCGCGTATTGCCGGGATCATGGCAGCCAAAAAGGTGGATCAGCTGATTCCGCTCTGCCATCCATTGGCGATCACCTCCGCTGACGTCGCCTTTTCCTTTGACGACGCCCATTGCGCCATTCATGTGGAGGCCACTGTGTCTATGAGCGGACGCACCGGCGTGGAAATGGAGGCCTTGACAGCGGTCTCGGTAGCAACCCTGACCATTTACGATATGTGCAAAGCCGTGGATAAAACAATGCTCATATCCGATATTCGGCTTTTGCGCAAAAGCGGCGGGAAAAGCGGCCTATTTGTCAGGCCTGAAGTCCCATGA
- a CDS encoding NAD(+)/NADH kinase, which yields MKISYAGVVTRPDSPEVEQIGAGVVAWFGERSIRAEMNRIDPEMDIVIVLGGDGTLLHVAWEASRYQVPILGVNLGNLGFLTEVAADEMYQALETLMIEDDIRMEHRVMLSATTINGATGERSTTFHALNEVVVVKKSTEAMIRLRCWADKEYVTTYRADGLIMSTPTGSTAYNLSAGGPVVHAELDAIVVTPICPFMLESRPVLLGSEYKVTTQLLAPAGQVKVIVDGELRWTITENDYLLVQRASKPLILVSSPWKSYFSILRSKLNWGGGSVDLPLPEKVCKYC from the coding sequence ATGAAAATCAGTTATGCCGGGGTGGTTACCCGTCCCGACAGTCCCGAGGTCGAACAGATCGGTGCTGGGGTCGTTGCCTGGTTTGGTGAGCGTTCAATTCGTGCTGAAATGAACCGCATCGACCCGGAAATGGATATTGTCATTGTCCTTGGCGGCGACGGAACCCTGTTGCATGTCGCTTGGGAGGCCAGCCGTTATCAGGTCCCCATTTTGGGGGTTAATCTGGGGAATCTCGGATTTCTCACCGAGGTGGCCGCGGATGAGATGTACCAGGCCTTGGAAACCCTGATGATTGAGGATGACATCCGCATGGAACATCGCGTCATGCTCTCGGCCACGACCATCAACGGTGCCACTGGCGAGCGGAGCACCACCTTTCATGCCCTCAACGAGGTGGTGGTCGTCAAAAAAAGCACCGAGGCCATGATTCGCCTTCGTTGTTGGGCCGACAAGGAGTACGTCACCACCTATCGAGCCGATGGCTTGATCATGTCCACCCCGACCGGGTCAACCGCCTACAACCTCTCTGCCGGAGGGCCGGTGGTGCACGCGGAACTCGATGCCATTGTCGTTACTCCCATCTGTCCCTTCATGCTCGAATCACGGCCTGTACTGCTCGGTTCCGAATACAAGGTCACGACCCAACTGCTTGCTCCGGCAGGACAGGTAAAGGTCATTGTCGACGGCGAACTACGCTGGACGATTACTGAAAACGATTACCTCCTGGTGCAACGGGCTTCAAAACCCCTCATCCTGGTCAGCTCGCCATGGAAGAGTTATTTCAGCATTTTACGCAGCAAACTGAACTGGGGAGGAGGCAGTGTGGACCTGCCTTTGCCGGAAAAAGTCTGTAAATACTGTTGA
- the rpoZ gene encoding DNA-directed RNA polymerase subunit omega — MARITVEDCLATVGDDNRFSLIHLAVERIRQHRKGEPFLISGKNKEIVMTLREIAAGKVTFDNIHELPKHRQAKSPAPVESEEEAGDN, encoded by the coding sequence ATGGCACGAATTACAGTAGAAGATTGCCTGGCAACGGTCGGCGACGACAACCGTTTTTCCCTGATCCATCTCGCGGTGGAGCGTATTCGTCAACACCGCAAGGGCGAACCGTTCCTCATCAGTGGCAAAAACAAGGAAATCGTCATGACCCTGCGCGAAATTGCTGCCGGTAAGGTGACGTTTGACAATATCCATGAGTTGCCCAAGCATCGTCAGGCCAAAAGCCCGGCCCCGGTGGAATCCGAAGAGGAAGCCGGCGACAATTGA
- the lpxC gene encoding UDP-3-O-acyl-N-acetylglucosamine deacetylase, with the protein MASPIEPNQYTVKRAVSCCGVGLHTGRTVNLTIKPAPVNTGIQFLRSDIVDRPIIPARVERVVDTTLATTIGDGTNRISTTEHLMAALRAYGIDNAILDIDSHETPIMDGSAGPFIRLLKTAGRQRQAALRKVLRITRPISFVDGNKSMRIEPFDGFKVSGRIQFDDALINEQRYSVVVTRDRFTKEIAFARTFGFVEQVEQLWQNGLALGGTLDNVIAIHWNRRSILNEDGLRFDDEFIRHKVLDVIGDMALLGSPLLGHVIADRSGHGLHLGLMRAIIDNPQCWEYVTFEKQGGSLLRQVVQSTQQSGNRFAPFFAPVGDGLRTPQVCSM; encoded by the coding sequence ATGGCATCTCCAATAGAGCCAAACCAATATACCGTTAAACGCGCTGTAAGCTGCTGCGGTGTCGGCCTCCACACCGGCAGAACCGTTAATCTGACCATCAAACCGGCGCCGGTCAACACCGGCATCCAGTTCCTTCGCTCCGATATCGTCGACCGGCCGATCATCCCTGCCCGGGTCGAGCGGGTTGTGGACACCACCCTGGCCACCACCATCGGCGATGGAACCAACCGTATTTCGACCACTGAACATCTTATGGCAGCTTTACGGGCCTACGGCATCGATAACGCGATTCTTGATATCGATTCCCATGAAACTCCCATCATGGACGGCAGTGCCGGCCCCTTCATCCGTCTGTTGAAAACCGCCGGTCGTCAGCGGCAGGCAGCGCTGCGTAAGGTGCTGCGCATCACCAGGCCGATTTCCTTTGTCGACGGCAATAAATCCATGCGGATCGAACCATTTGACGGTTTTAAGGTCTCTGGTCGAATTCAGTTTGACGATGCGTTGATCAACGAACAGCGCTATTCGGTGGTGGTGACCCGGGATCGTTTCACCAAAGAGATCGCCTTTGCCCGTACCTTCGGTTTTGTCGAGCAGGTTGAGCAACTGTGGCAAAACGGCCTCGCCCTTGGCGGCACCCTGGACAATGTCATTGCCATCCACTGGAATCGCCGTTCGATCCTCAATGAAGACGGCCTGCGCTTTGACGATGAGTTCATCCGCCACAAGGTGCTTGATGTCATTGGCGACATGGCACTGCTCGGTTCTCCACTTTTGGGCCATGTAATTGCCGATCGTTCCGGTCACGGGCTGCATCTTGGCCTGATGAGGGCCATTATCGACAACCCCCAATGTTGGGAATATGTCACCTTTGAAAAGCAAGGCGGCTCGTTGCTCCGTCAGGTCGTCCAGTCAACCCAGCAGTCCGGCAACCGCTTTGCGCCTTTTTTTGCGCCGGTGGGGGATGGTCTGCGTACACCTCAAGTCTGTTCGATGTAG
- a CDS encoding adenylosuccinate synthase, translating into MASVVVVGTQWGDEGKGKIVDLLTRYADYVVRFQGGNNAGHTLVVDGKQYIFHIIPSGILYEDKTCVIGNGVIIDPGVLLKEMANLADKGLTVTPEKLLISSNAHLIMPYHQRLDIARENALSKEKKIGTTGRGIGPCYVDKVGRVGMKVGDLMDPVLFKDKLEAAVEEKNFVLTRQFNADPVDLAEITDQFTRFAEQLSPFVGNVSVVLDQARRQGQNILFEGAQGTQLDIDHGTYPFVTSSNTIAGGACIGSGFGPSHIDEVIGILKAYTTRVGEGPFPTELLEGDAIGDALQQKGHEYGATTGRRRRCGWFDAVVANDAVRLNGLTGFAVTKLDVLSGLKKLKLATGYTVEGEPYSYMPENIRRARAAQPVYEEMDGWAGELTDVRSYDDLPQEAKSYLKRVEDLTGVAPAIVSVGPDREQTLLLRNPFLH; encoded by the coding sequence ATGGCCAGTGTGGTAGTGGTCGGCACCCAATGGGGTGATGAAGGTAAAGGCAAAATCGTTGATCTGCTGACCCGTTATGCGGATTATGTTGTCCGTTTTCAGGGGGGCAATAATGCCGGACACACCCTGGTCGTCGACGGTAAGCAGTATATTTTTCACATTATTCCCTCAGGCATCCTCTATGAGGATAAGACCTGTGTTATCGGCAACGGTGTCATCATTGATCCCGGTGTGCTGCTCAAGGAGATGGCTAATCTTGCCGACAAGGGGTTGACCGTAACCCCGGAAAAACTGCTGATCAGTTCCAATGCGCACCTGATCATGCCCTATCACCAGCGGCTGGACATTGCCCGTGAGAACGCTCTCTCCAAGGAGAAAAAGATCGGCACCACCGGTCGCGGCATCGGCCCCTGCTATGTGGACAAGGTCGGACGTGTGGGCATGAAGGTGGGCGATTTGATGGATCCGGTTCTGTTCAAGGATAAACTTGAGGCAGCGGTTGAGGAAAAGAATTTCGTTCTCACCAGACAGTTCAATGCCGATCCGGTGGATCTGGCCGAAATCACCGATCAGTTCACCCGGTTTGCCGAGCAGCTGTCACCTTTTGTCGGTAACGTTTCCGTGGTTCTGGATCAGGCGAGACGACAAGGGCAAAATATCTTGTTTGAGGGCGCTCAAGGGACCCAACTCGATATCGATCACGGCACATACCCCTTTGTCACCTCCTCAAACACTATTGCCGGGGGGGCCTGTATCGGTTCCGGATTCGGGCCGAGCCATATCGACGAGGTCATCGGCATCCTCAAAGCCTACACCACTCGCGTCGGCGAAGGACCTTTCCCCACCGAACTGCTCGAGGGGGATGCGATCGGCGATGCGCTGCAGCAAAAGGGGCATGAGTACGGTGCCACCACCGGTCGTCGCCGCCGTTGCGGCTGGTTTGATGCGGTTGTGGCCAACGATGCCGTTCGCCTCAACGGTCTGACCGGTTTTGCCGTCACCAAGCTGGATGTCCTCTCCGGGCTGAAAAAACTCAAACTGGCCACCGGGTACACCGTCGAGGGGGAACCCTACTCCTACATGCCCGAAAACATCCGGCGTGCCCGTGCGGCCCAACCGGTCTATGAGGAGATGGACGGATGGGCAGGTGAACTCACCGATGTCCGTTCCTATGACGATTTGCCCCAGGAGGCCAAATCCTATCTCAAGCGTGTCGAGGATCTGACCGGCGTGGCCCCGGCCATCGTCTCTGTTGGACCGGATCGCGAACAGACACTGCTGTTGCGCAACCCCTTTCTGCACTGA